The Nitrospinota bacterium region TCGGAAAGTTTCAGATCGCTGACGTGAACCACTTCTCCCAATTTAACGTCCGGCATATTGATCTCAATCACGTCGGGGATATCTCCTGGCAGACATTCCACTTCGATTTCCTTGATAGCGTGATTGACCATTCCGCCCTGTTTTTCGCCAGGGGAATGACCCACCAGTTTGACGGGAACAAGAACTCGCGTCTTTTTGTGCATGTCTATTTCAAGAAAATCGACATGCAGCCAGTCCGTTTGCAACGGATGTCTTTGATAGTCCTTCACAATGACCTGACGCTGTTGCGTGCTGTCGCCCTCGATGGTCAAAGCGATCAGCACGTTATGGCCATGCTTTTCCATGACTTTACCAAGTTCTTTCTGGTTCACTTTAAGGGAAACGTTGTCCTTCAAACCATAAAGAACGGCGGGAAGAGATGCCTCTCGCCGGATCTTGCGGGCGTCAGATTTACTACCCTGCACTCTAATTTGTCCATTTAATGTTGCTGAGGCCATGATGCCAAACTCCCAATCAATCGAATAATGAACTTACCGATGTCTCACGGTGAATTCTGATAATAGCCTCCCCCAGAAGAGGGGCGACGGATAAAATTTTTACTTTTGAATTATTTTTTAATGCCTCGGGCAAAGGGATCGAATTTGTGGTAACAATGCTTTTAATGGGCGACCCGCC contains the following coding sequences:
- a CDS encoding 50S ribosomal protein L25; translation: MASATLNGQIRVQGSKSDARKIRREASLPAVLYGLKDNVSLKVNQKELGKVMEKHGHNVLIALTIEGDSTQQRQVIVKDYQRHPLQTDWLHVDFLEIDMHKKTRVLVPVKLVGHSPGEKQGGMVNHAIKEIEVECLPGDIPDVIEINMPDVKLGEVVHVSDLKLSDKLEIMGDPGNAVVSVYVEKVKEKATGEVEGAEGAASPAAKQEKPAAAK